The proteins below come from a single Manduca sexta isolate Smith_Timp_Sample1 chromosome 3, JHU_Msex_v1.0, whole genome shotgun sequence genomic window:
- the LOC115441229 gene encoding piggyBac transposable element-derived protein 4, which yields MSIYPEYDGGEEPPNFIEALYEDDDSESEGQPFADYDTEPESDESDESWPSSSPVRAPRQDPAYGRSPRSRSRSPLGRRSPLQDSSGDIVIIELEDDYEMLLDELEVDPNAHAGIAHSAGMSPVRMRGSARGRGRGRGPGRRRGRSGRLGVGSRCRVDNQGLQWDVGCPLQEIWLSDDDVPPELRQMARDVIRRSMNVRVNEDEPGEVADGTDIPLQGEDLHFEWSPMETFRGEEEVFRPARTGAVESYATAYDAFRSYWDDRILQVIADETNRYANEINSASFHASWYPTNVDEVLCLFSFWMMLGIIRMPTIRSCFSTNKLLATSAFRRIMTQRRNEQLSRALHFVDGDPVVQAVDPTISDPTASFDRIHRLRPIVDHLNAKFQANYVPSKDICIDESLTLWTGRLNIKQYIRSKAAKFGIKTYELCESATGYLWSFIIYTGKHTSADIHQVPGSLASTAIVKKLIDPLLNKGHRLFMDNWFNSPLLARFLKRNGTDCVGTLRPNGKDVPYLVAEAPLMRGQLLARHSGDVCVMAWQDKRRVTTISTCHGTATGLSNIHTNPVRRIPFKPQVILDYNKSMGGVDLKDQMLEPYLIERKRCVKWYMKMFKRLLNVSILNARILLESSQNSRVDHLSFRLQLVDAILSRHLSQVPVPRLPPVERAAKLPRVVVEHNHWPVYIPNLPDRQNNRQTRARCFVCSSRGIRGRSTPFMCESCHVPLCAANCFKVYHAS from the exons ATGA gCATATATCCAGAATATGATGGTGGTGAGGAGCCACCGAATTTTATAGAGGCACTGTATGAGGACGACGATTCGGAGAGCGAGGGACAGCCGTTCGCCGACTATGATACCGAGCCCGAGAGCGACGAG tcTGACGAGTCGTGGCCCTCATCGTCCCCAGTACGAGCACCTCGCCAGGACCCGGCGTACGGGAGGAGTCCCCGGAGCCGGTCACGTTCGCCATTGGGTCGTCGCAGTCC ACTTCAAGATTCGTCGGGTGACATAGTTATAATCGAGCTTGAAGACGACTACGAGATGTTGCTCGACGAATTGGAAGTGGACCCAAATGCCCATGCCGGTATCGCCCATTCTGCGGGCATGTCGCCTGTGCGGATGCGTGGGAGTGCTCGCGGGCGAGGACGTGGCCGGGGACCCGGCCGTAGACGCGGACGTAGTGGAAGGCTGGGGGTGGGAAGTCGTTGTCGGGTTGATAACCAAGGCTTGCAGTGGGACGTTGGTTGCCCACTGCAAGAAATTTGGCTATCCGATGACGACGTCCCACCCGAATTACGGCAAATGGCACGGGACGTCATAAGACGAAGTATGAATGTTAGGGTAAATGAAGATGAGCCTGGGGAAGTGGCTGATGGAACGGATATTCCACTGCAGGGTGAAGACCTTCACTTCGAGTGGTCTCCTATGGAGACTTTTCGAGGTGAAGAGGAGGTATTTCGGCCTGCACGTACCGGGGCTGTCGAGTCGTATGCAACTGCATACGACGCGTTTCGTTCCTATTGGGACGACCGCATCTTGCAGGTTATAGCCGACGAGACGAACCGGTATGCGAATGAAATTAACTCTGCTTCATTTCATGCCTCTTGGTACCCAACGAACGTCGACGAGGTGCTATGCCTGTTTTCGTTTTGGATGATGCTGGGTATAATACGCATGCCAACGATAAGAAGCTGTTTTTCGACCAATAAACTTCTTGCGACCAGTGCATTTAGACGTATTATGACCCAGCGTCGTAACGAACAACTGTCACGGGCATTGCATTTCGTCGACGGTGACCCTGTCGTCCAAGCAGTGGACCCTACCATTAGCGACCCCACTGCAAGCTTTGATCGAATACATCGTTTGAGGCCTATAGTAGATCATCTAAACGCTAAGTTTCAGGCAAATTATGTGCCAAGTAAAGACATTTGCATAGACGAAAGTCTAACCCTTTGGACGGGAAGgctaaatatcaaacaatatattcggtcgaaggctgcaaagtttggGATCAAAACGTATGAATTATGTGAGAGTGCCACAGGCTATCTGTGGTCCTTCATAATTTATACGGGTAAGCACACTAGTGCAGACATTCATCAAGTTCCAGGGAGCTTGGCGAGTACTGCAATAGTCAAAAAGCTTATTGATCCCTTACTAAATAAGGGTCATCGACTATTTATGGACAACTGGTTCAATTCCCCATTATTGGCACGCTTTTTGAAGCGTAACGGTACCGACTGTGTTGGTACCTTACGTCCCAATGGAAAAGACGTGCCATACTTGGTAGCCGAAGCTCCGCTCATGAGGGGACAGCTTCTAGCAAGGCATTCTGGGGACGTATGTGTGATGGCATGGCAGGATAAAAGAAGGGTAACCACCATTTCCACCTGCCATGGTACGGCCACTGGCTTATCCAACATACATACGAACCCAGTGCGGCGCATTCCATTCAAGCCTCAAGTGATCTTAGACTACAACAAGTCTATGGGTGGGGTGGACTTAAAGGACCAAATGTTAGAGCCGTACCTGATTGAGCGGAAAAGGTGTGTCAAGTGGTACATGAAGATGTTCAAGCGGTTGCTGAATGTCTCCATTCTCAACGCGCGCATCCTATTGGAATCTTCTCAAAATTCCCGCGTTGACCATTTGTCTTTCCGCCTCCAATTAGTGGACGCCATTCTTTCCCGACATTTATCCCAAGTTCCTGTGCCTCGTTTGCCCCCTGTGGAACGCGCAGCCAAATTGCCTCGGGTGGTGGTTGAACACAATCACTGGCCGGTTTATATCCCAAACCTGCCAGACCGACAAAATAATCGCCAAACCCGAGCCAGATGCTTTGTGTGTTCTTCGCGTGGCATTCGGGGACGGTCGACCCCATTCATGTGCGAGTCTTGCCATGTGCCGCTTTGTGCGGCAAATTGTTTCAAGGTTTACCATGCTTCATAG
- the LOC115441230 gene encoding NACHT and WD repeat domain-containing protein 2, which yields MGPIPTYVLSSELQMLRDELVAGGVDVILLDTWYKKDSNAVPPVSVLQPISSILINFNNKRVPKLQAEDQAIWWDTLGKMQKLFRKASSQLYNSGKIDKDTMHNYFMSVTEREVINGILNVKNTKNHCLAYVRYINNINLQNLKKASNFVDIVNRSLDGEASKLLADLRDVRLPNKIETTNIQKYTVEWIGREGLDTETHSEYLNHFIAHFYKNIIKLVDRAMRKEDSSAQGQIVTEILQHLHACNNSVKVFHGREEDLNYIENYMKNSSDKPLVLYGEGGCGKTSLLAKSAAMSLNTWFAEARPTNIIRFLGTTPDSSALTPTLISICQQISYNFALPFESIPDDLVPLTAHFKQLLTMATQQQPLLLFLDSVDQLTGIGTENNKVSWLPTRLPPHCKIIVTCACEETNPEVSKEYDVLRRMIDSEDNFLEVKALGEDLAMQVLKLWMASAARDLSNYQWRLVSNAIGQCSLPIFVKLVFAEVCRWRSYTKPQDTHLASTVMDSIMMLFERIEKQHGRLLVFHALAYITAARSGLSETELEDLISLDDRVLDDVYQYHLPPVRRIPPLLWTRIRNDLPNYLSEREADGVSVMNWYHRQFRDTARERYFKNMNMAMYFHSMIADYYLGIWGGGIPKPFKYTEIQRHRFNLADREGVADRKVPLQPLVFTSADGSSKRYNLRKFGELPFHLVRSKRFTDLYAEVLFNYEWLHAKLNCCPLQAVLADFEDAKLHVNKDAVRELMLVADALRLGGAILGTYPDMLAPQLVGRLLPEAPHNPAVASLLKQCHDKGKNHCALLPSHHCLHTPGGPLKYSLEGHQFAVFAFRLSSDKRYVVSISSRVISWDLSTSDLARDLCPQLEGIMQNLELSPDNKWAAASTNNSVSMLLNTLTNEYITIDNPLEEGETVRGVNVLNHHMFIYGPKSWVQYDMRGELERTVPAPDTAPYDDVTWEILSIELRDLDNFYIVMWSGDLDEDRLLMQFCKQGVWMKPLRCRGALAMNKNWTKVYSSDPERGYQVSVFELNEEDSSWNRVQELYHRETDTAEAMLQLKRGKKDRMLLATTTYSFVVWDFDNVIPRGNHEIETKKKKGDDDKKEEEEEEKVDDEPEKDLSLHGIVLKLPHTIRNISTKMTQSNSFMISNNNTYAVAGVRKNLYVWSLETTKLIKILDAHFGRIVQLEPLTVGSWNNVITSSIDRTVKIWNIDNIFEQVHKIDRQELPIDSISLARDKFLAVTVTRSCWGLWDTSTGKLLAQLADAPLGAIVTHAVITPTGDNVVTAESGNVVIWDTPEKQVIYKEEQKGVKQVLLLEDGTKFITISMQVPPDNVDNLAVAHIIARTIPEGDRIYTAEYDVRGTGYRAAVVSADEHHVVAPGMDKSTRECLHVFHARTGARLHRIPIKNSGIKDMQSIVALPHKPHWVAVIGNDKAGILDIKSKRHVRFVPRWNGACTRDGKTGLCAPSRGGLELIELKRGTSVQQLIFRAAEGVFSIITMFSSNDQYVFYYHSGRKTLRVFRTIDGRAIAEYRAPAEVTGVASAHAGKAVAIASQDGCLTILNIVDPFE from the exons ATGGG GCCCATCCCCACGTACGTGCTGTCTTCAGAGCTGCAAATGTTGAGAGATGAACTAGTAGCTGGTGGGGTTGACGTGATTCTGCTAGATACTTGGTACAAGAAGGATTCGAATGCTGTACCCCCAGTATCCGTACTGCAGCCGATATCTTCTATATtgatcaattttaataacaag AGAGTTCCAAAATTGCAAGCGGAGGACCAGGCGATCTGGTGGGACACTTTGGGAAAGATGCAAAAGCTGTTCCGGAAAGCATCTTCCCAGTTGTACAACTCTGGGAAAATAGACAAGGACACGATGCATAACTACTTTATGTCTG TAACCGAACGAGAAGTGATCAATGGAATTCTCAACGTGAAAAACACAAAGAACCACTGCCTGGCGTACGTCCGGTACATAAACAACATCAACCTTCAGAATTTGAAGAAGGCCAGCAACTTCGTGGACATCGTCAATAGAAGTTTGGATGGAGAGGCTTCGAAACTCCTCGCTGATCTGAGGGACGTCCGCCTGCCTAATAAGATTGAGACTACTAATATTCAGAA GTACACTGTGGAGTGGATCGGGAGAGAGGGTCTGGACACGGAAACCCACAGCGAATACCTCAACCATTTCATCGCCCACTTCTACAAGAATATCATCAAGCTTGTCGACAG AGCAATGCGCAAAGAAGACAGCAGCGCCCAGGGTCAGATCGTGACGGAGATACTGCAACATCTCCACGCGTGCAACAACTCCGTGAAGGTGTTCCATGGGAGGGAGGAAGATCTGAACTACATCGAGAATTACATGAAGAATAGCTCTGATAAACCGCTAGTACTTTATGGGGAAG GCGGTTGCGGCAAGACCAGCCTTCTAGCGAAGAGCGCCGCCATGTCTCTGAACACGTGGTTCGCCGAAGCTCGCCCGACGAACATCATCAGGTTCCTGGGGACAACTCCTGACTCCAGTGCTCTTACCCCCACACTTATTTCTATTTGTCAACAG ATATCCTACAACTTCGCCTTACCGTTCGAGAGCATTCCAGACGACCTGGTACCTTTGACGGCACACTTTAAGCAGCTACTGACAATGGCCACCCAACAGCAACCGCTGCTTTTATTCCTTGACTCCGTAGACCAGCTCACCGGCATCGGCACCGAGAATAACAAGGTGTCTTGGCTTCCGACGAGATTGCCTCCTCACTGTAAG ATTATAGTGACCTGTGCATGTGAAGAAACAAATCCAGAGGTGTCCAAAGAATACGATGTGTTACGTCGCATGATCGACTCAGAAGATAACTTTCTAGAAGTAAAGGCTCTTGGAGAAGACCTGGCTATGCAAGTTTTGAA GTTATGGATGGCATCAGCTGCTAGAGATTTAAGCAATTACCAGTGGCGTTTAGTATCTAATGCTATTGGACAGTGCTCTTTGCCGATTTTCGTCAAGCTAGTATTTGCTGAG gtatgcaggtggAGGAGTTACACCAAGCCTCAGGATACACATCTTGCGTCCACTGTCATGGACTCCATCATGATGCTTTTTGAAAGAATTGAAAAACAG CACGGTCGACTTCTGGTGTTCCATGCTCTAGCCTACATCACAGCTGCTCGCAGTGGTCTCTCGGAGACAGAACTTGAAGACCTCATATCCCTGGACGATCGGGTCTTAGATGATGTTTATCAGTACCATTTACCACCAGTCAGAAGGATACCCCCATTGTTATGGACTAG GATCCGCAACGACCTTCCCAACTACCTCTCAGAGAGGGAGGCGGACGGCGTCTCCGTGATGAACTGGTACCACAGGCAGTTCCGGGACACGGCGCGCGAGAGATACTTCAAGAACATGAACATGGCCATGTACTTCCATTCTATGATCGCTGATTACTATCTTG GTATCTGGGGCGGCGGAATTCCCAAACCGTTCAAGTATACAGAGATCCAGCGGCACAGGTTCAACCTGGCTGACAGGGAAGGAGTCGCTGACAGGAAGGTTCCCCTGCAGCCTCTGGTATTCACATCTGCTGACGGTTCTTCTAAGAGATATAATTTGAGGAAG TTTGGCGAGCTTCCATTCCACCTGGTGCGTTCCAAACGCTTCACGGACTTGTACGCGGAAGTTCTGTTCAACTACGAGTGGCTTCACGCGAAGCTCAACTGCTGCCCTCTACAAGCGGTCCTCGCTGACTTCGAAGACGCCAAACTTCATGTTAACAAGGATGCCGTGAG aGAGCTGATGTTAGTAGCTGACGCTCTCCGTCTCGGAGGCGCTATCCTCGGCACGTACCCTGACATGCTGGCCCCGCAGCTGGTCGGCAGACTCCTTCCAGAAGCTCCTCATAACCCTGCAGTAGCGTCCTTGCTGAAGCAGTGTCATGATAAAGGGAAGAACCACTGCGCACTGCTACCTTCACATCATTGCTTGCATACTCCTGGTGGACCATTGAAG TATTCTTTAGAAGGGCACCAGTTCGCAGTCTTCGCGTTCCGTCTGAGTTCAGACAAGCGATACGTGGTGTCCATCTCCAGTCGTGTGATATCCTGGGATCTATCCACGTCGGACCTTGCGCGAGACCTTTGTCCCCAACTGGAGGGGATCATGCAGAACTTGGAGCTATCTCCTGATAATAAATGGGCTGCAGCATCTACCAATAACTCtgtg TCCATGCTTCTCAATACCTTGACAAACGAATATATTACAATCGACAATCCTCTAGAAGAAG GAGAAACAGTCCGAGGAGTGAACGTCCTAAACCACCACATGTTCATCTACGGGCCCAAGTCCTGGGTGCAGTACGATATGCGGGGGGAACTGGAGAGGACTGTACCAGCGCCAGACACCGCGCCCTACGACGATGTTACGTGGGAGATACTCT CAATTGAGTTGCGAGACCTCGACAACTTCTACATCGTCATGTGGAGTGGAGACTTGGACGAGGATCGTCTGCTGATGCAGTTCTGCAAGCAGGGTGTGTGGATGAAGCCACTTCGATGCAGAGGCGCGCTGGCCATGAACAAGAATTGGACTAAAGTGTACTCCAGTGATCCTGAAAGGGGTTAccag GTATCAGTGTTCGAACTAAATGAAGAAGACTCGAGCTGGAACAGAGTGCAAGAGCTTTATCATCGCGAGACTGATACAGCAGAAGCTATGCTGCAGCTCAAACGAGGAAAGAAGGATCGGATGTTGCTTG CAACAACCACCTACAGTTTTGTGGTTTGGGACTTTGATAATGTGATTCCTAGAGGCAACCATGAGATCgaaactaaaaagaaaaaaggagATGACGataagaaagaagaagaagaa GAGGAAAAAGTAGATGACGAACCAGAGAAAGACCTTTCTCTTCACGGCATTGTATTAAAATTGCCTCATACTATCCGTAACATATCTACTAAAATGACTCAGTCTAACTCCTTCATGATCAGTAATAACAATACTTACGCTGTGGCTGGTGTCAg AAAAAACCTCTACGTCTGGAGCTTGGAAACCACAAAGCTGATCAAGATACTAGATGCGCATTTCGGAAGGATAGTTCAATTAGAACCACTGACTGTTGGCTCTTGGAACAACGTGATCACGTCATCAATAGACAGGACTGTGAAGATTTGGAACATTGACAACATTTTCGAACAGGTCCACAAGATTGACCGCCAGGAATTGCCTATTGATTCTATCAG CCTAGCTCGTGACAAATTCCTAGCAGTAACAGTAACGCGCAGCTGCTGGGGTTTATGGGACACCAGCACTGGTAAACTCCTGGCTCAGCTAGCAGACGCTCCTCTTGGAGCTATTGTCACCCACGCAGTCATCACGCCTACTGGTGACAACGTGGTCACTGCGGAGTCAGGCAATGTTGTGATATGGGATACTCCAGAAAAACAG gtgATATATAAGGAGGAACAGAAAGGTGTAAAGCAAGTGCTACTTCTAGAAGATGGTACGAAATTCATTACCATCTCGATGCAAGTGCCTCCAGACAACGTTGACAATCTGGCTGTCGCGCACATAATCGCCAGAACTATACCTG AAGGCGACAGAATCTACACCGCAGAATATGACGTCAGGGGAACAGGATACAGAGCTGCAGTAGTTTCCGCAGACGAGCACCATGTCGTCGCTCCTGGAATGGACAAATCCACCAGGGAGTGTCTTCATGTATTCCATGCAAGAACTGGAGCTAGATTGCACAG GATCCCAATAAAGAACAGTGGTATCAAGGATATGCAGTCCATCGTGGCGCTGCCCCATAAGCCGCACTGGGTAGCTGTGATTGGCAATGATAAGGCAGGAATATTGGACATCAAGAGCAAAAGGCATGTTAG ATTTGTACCTCGCTGGAACGGCGCCTGCACTAGGGACGGTAAGACCGGCCTCTGCGCACCTTCTCGTGGAGGTCTGGAACTCATCGAGCTGAAGAGAGGTACCTCCGTCCAGCAGCTGATCTTCAGGGCCGCTGAAGGAGTCTTCTCCATCATCACCATGTTCAGCTCTAATGATCAGTATGTTTTCTACTATCACAGTGGACGGAAGACTTTGAGAGTTTTCAG GACTATAGACGGACGAGCTATAGCAGAATATCGGGCGCCTGCAGAAGTGACTGGAGTGGCGAGCGCCCATGCCGGCAAAGCGGTAGCGATCGCTTCTCAGGACGGCTGCCTTACTATACTTAATATCGTAGATCCTTTTGAGTAG